The following proteins come from a genomic window of Winogradskyella sp. PC-19:
- a CDS encoding saccharopine dehydrogenase family protein — protein sequence MRKILIIGAGKSSSYLIKYLVDKSTSENLQITIGDLNVDNVKKMVSDTKVKIIHLDVFDAKSRIVAIKNADIVVSMLPARFHIEVAKDCITYKKHMVTASYVSEEMKALDEDAKSNNLVFMNEIGVDPGIDHMSAMQVIDRIRDNGGKMILFESFTGGLVAPESDNNLWNYKFTWNPRNVVTAGQGGAAKFLQENQFKYIPYNRLFRRTEFLEIDNYGRFEAYANRDSLKYQHVYGLDHVKTLYRGTMRRVGFSRAWNVFVQLGMTDDSYTIDDSENMSYRDFVNAFLPYSPTDSVELKFRHALKIDQDDIVWDKFLELNIFSSTKMVELKKATPAQILQKILMDSWTLSQDDKDMIVMYHKFGYELDGKRHQIDATMVAIGEDQTYTAMAKTVGLPVAMATLAVLNGKIKTPGVQIPITKEIYTPILKELTEYNIQFSEKEVEYLGYNPLNV from the coding sequence TTGGTGATCTCAACGTTGATAATGTAAAGAAAATGGTTAGTGATACTAAAGTCAAAATCATCCATCTCGACGTTTTTGATGCCAAATCTCGTATAGTCGCTATTAAAAATGCAGATATAGTGGTGTCTATGTTACCTGCAAGATTTCACATCGAGGTTGCTAAGGATTGTATTACGTACAAGAAGCATATGGTTACAGCATCTTATGTTAGTGAAGAAATGAAAGCTTTAGACGAAGACGCCAAATCCAACAACTTGGTATTTATGAACGAGATTGGTGTAGATCCAGGCATTGACCATATGAGTGCCATGCAAGTTATTGACCGTATTAGAGATAATGGAGGTAAAATGATTTTGTTTGAATCGTTTACTGGTGGTTTAGTTGCACCTGAAAGTGATAATAATTTATGGAACTATAAATTTACATGGAATCCTAGAAATGTTGTTACTGCTGGACAAGGTGGCGCTGCAAAATTTTTACAAGAAAATCAGTTTAAATATATTCCTTATAATAGGCTATTTAGGCGCACAGAATTCTTAGAAATAGACAACTATGGACGTTTTGAAGCATATGCCAATCGAGACTCATTAAAATATCAACATGTTTACGGATTAGATCATGTAAAAACATTGTATCGTGGTACAATGCGTCGCGTTGGATTTAGTCGCGCATGGAATGTTTTTGTACAATTAGGAATGACAGATGACAGCTATACTATAGATGACAGTGAAAATATGAGCTATCGCGATTTTGTAAATGCATTTTTACCTTACAGTCCAACAGATTCAGTAGAATTAAAGTTTAGACACGCTTTAAAAATTGACCAAGACGACATTGTTTGGGATAAGTTTCTAGAACTAAATATTTTCAGTAGTACTAAAATGGTAGAACTGAAAAAAGCGACTCCTGCACAAATTCTACAAAAGATATTAATGGATAGTTGGACTTTAAGTCAAGACGATAAAGACATGATTGTTATGTATCATAAATTTGGCTACGAACTTGACGGAAAACGACATCAAATTGATGCTACTATGGTTGCTATTGGAGAAGACCAAACATATACTGCCATGGCAAAAACGGTTGGTTTACCTGTTGCTATGGCGACTCTTGCTGTACTTAACGGCAAAATAAAAACACCTGGTGTTCAAATACCAATAACCAAAGAAATTTATACGCCTATCCTTAAGGAATTAACCGAGTACAATATTCAATTTTCAGAAAAAGAAGTAGAGTATTTGGGTTACAACCCACTAAATGTCTGA